In Homo sapiens chromosome 8, GRCh38.p14 Primary Assembly, the genomic window AGACTTCCCCCAgtaccctcccccaccccagccccgccTTCACTGTTGTCACTCCCTTGCTCCAGCTCCCATTTATTCTCTATGCTGGCTGTGAACACATTCCAGGTTGCAAATCTGGGGTCCTTCAGCACCCAGGCCTGCACTGGGGTCTGTGCTTGCTAAGAGAGCACCCCATCCTGCTCCCCAGACTGCCCCTCTGCTTAGAGTGGGCCTGGCCTAACACCCCTGGTTGCCAGAGAGCTCCCAGATTCACAGGAGCAGGTGGGATGATGGTGACCGCTCCTCCACGCCAGGCTGGGGTTAGATCCTAGTTCCCCAAAATAGCCCCAGCTGCGTCTGAGGCCAGCCGCCCTCCTGGAATGAGGATAATGGGCACAGGTGCCGCATGCTGCTTCCGCAATCTCTAGCCCTGAGTACACTGCACTCCAATAAACGGGGGGCAGGGCAGGTGGACCAGCAAGGCAGCCAGGAAACTGGGTTGCAGGGGTGGGGGCTGTGCTCTTCAGTTCTGCTACCTACTGACTGCACACCCAGGCCTTCGCCCTGCACCGCAGCCCATACACTGCCCTGGACGGCTCTGGCCCAGCATGCCTGGGTCTGCTGCAGGGACACCTCTGTCCCTGAACAAGTATCTGCCCTCAGTGCCCATTTCCACCAAGCATtgggccagcctgggcaggctTGCTGTCCCTTGGTCTTGCAGTGCCCTGTGTGGCGGGCACCGGCTTCACTTGGCAGATGTGAAGATGGGCCCACAGATACCCTGCATCCAGCCTGGCTTCCTGGGCCTCCACAGGCATCCCTAGGTTGCTGCAGTGGCCACCGCACCAACACAACAGTCCGGGACCCCTCCCGCCACCCCATCCAGGCCTTACCTGGCCTTGGGTCTGCAGTGCTTCGAAGCCCTCACTCCGGAGCTGCTCCAGGGCCACGGCCAGCTGCAGCCCCTCCACGTGTACCCAGGCCTGCTCCTCCTGTAGCTGCTGCAGCCACAGCTGCTCCTCCTGTAGCTGCTGCAGCCATAGCTGCTCCTCCCGCCACAGCTGCATCTGCAGCTGGACCTGCCGCCACCGGTCCTCCAGCAGCAGCTgctcctgggccaggcacagctgGACCTCATGGAGCCTCAGCAGTTCGGGGCCCAGGGCCGGCATGGGGTCCCCTGCTCCACAGCCTTCCATGTGCCCAGCAAGGACCAGCACCAGCTCAGACCCCGGAGCAGTGGCCGGCACCGGTCTCGAGGCTGCCTGTGGCTGCTCTGGCCTGGCCACCCTGGGGTGTCCCTGAGGTGCTGGCTCGATGCTGGTCACGTGCCCTGTAGGGGCCACCCCCGCTTCACCCTGAGGGCcccctggggtggggggcgggggctcGACCTCAGGGCCCTGCTGCCCAGCTGCCGGCTGGGCCCTGCCTGCCCTCCTGGCCCGGGGTTTGCGAACTCGACTTCGTTTCCCAGACATGGCCCTGGATCCAGCGCCTCCTTCACCAGGTGTCTGCTCCCCAGGGGCCCTGGCTCATGGACCAGCCGGCCTCAGGCCAGCTCAGAGGGCGTCCCTGGAGGCTACAGTGGCCGTGTGCTCCCACGCCAGGCTTGGCCCCCTGTTCCAGGTCCTGCCCCTTGCTGGAGCCCGCAGCACCGCAGCTCGGGACTCTGGCTCTGCCTATGGGCCTCACTGACCCCACTCGGTGGGGCCAGGCCACGCCAGGGAGTTTATAGGGACTCCACGGCGCGGTGGCTCGCCTGGGCTGAGAGGCTGACTAACGCGCTGACACGGCGGCACGGGGCTTTACAGGCCACGGGCCCTGCCGGCGAgactgggagggaggctgagaagctggaggaggcagcGCAGCAGCCAGAGTGCCTGCTGTGCGCAGCAACGGGCGTGCCTGGTCCTGCCCTGGGCGGCACCAatgccccccgcccccgccccatcCCGGCTCCCCCGGTCCCACAGCTGGTCGAGGGAAACTCAAACTGCAGGCCACAGGGCCAGGAGCTGCATCCTGGTCGCACTGACCCTCAGGGCCCAGACCCTCCCTGGCCACAGACAACCTGAGCCCAGCTGGCCATGGGAACCCGCAGCCCATGCACTCTGGAGGGCTCCAGGGCAGCTAGCACGCCCACAGGAGCCCCGCTGGGGTTTGGTGGAGACAAAGGACCCAGGGACCCGGTGGGAGCTAGGGCAGGGTTCGGGCCACTGCACTGCGGCTGGCTGGAGAGACTGGGCCCTCAAAGCCCTGCGTGGCACTTTGTGAACTGATGTGGGGCCCCGAGGAAAGTCCTGGCGGTCATGGAGGTGGGGCGGGGGCTCTTGGTGCCATCCTGGCTGGGGGCTGGCTGTCCTGCACTGCACTGCAACAAGGGCCTGACTGGATCAGAGCTGCCTTTGGGTCTCcaggctggaggtgggggtgcAGGGCTAGCCCCAAATGCCGGCGTCCTCTGGGCTTCTTGTTGGGAGGGTGGGCTCCAGGTGGCCTCCTCCCTAGCGTTTCCCCAGCCCGGGGCTGCTGACTCACGCCCACGCCCAGGGCCCCATCCCAGCCGGCTCAGCCACACTGGCCGGACTGGTTTGCCTGGCGCAACCCTGCCTGAAGCAGTGCTCCTGCTCCTGTTCAGTCCTAGTCCCAGAAGCTCAGGAGCAGAGGGACAGCCACCTGCCAGGGGAGTGCCGAATTGGACACACAGAGACCGGAaagggcctgggggagggacGTGGCACAAGGTGGGGGACAGTgtcaggggtggggcagggccagCAGGCGGCACTGCCAGCCCACAGGGTCCTTCTAGCAGAGGCACCACCTGCCCATCCTTGGGCCCACAAGAGCCCAGGTGCCTTCCTGCGGGCTGGCTCTCGCCTGTGCCTCCCTGAGGCCCCCTGTGCAGTGGAGTATGTGCTGCTGGAGGAGCCCGTGCTCCTTAAGGTTGTCCGTGTGCTTCCCTCGGGAGGAGGCCCGGGTGGGGGGCTCCCTGTCTGCCAGGACGCACGGCCCTTTCGGTGCCCCATAAGTGTCTCTTGAGGCTAATGGGGATGGGGGTCTCTCATCCCAAGCTCACTGACGGTCGTTTTCCCTTAGGGAAGCCCGGGGAGAACCGCCCGCCGCAGAGGAAAGCGGGCTGGCAGGCGAGGGAGCCCGCGTCGGCTGAGAGCCCACAGGCCCCCACAGGTGAGAGCCCGCACGTCCCGCGCCGCTGTGGGTGACCGGGTGAGCTGTTGGCAGGGGGGTGCCCTGGCCCGGGACACGCTCAGTGTGGGCGCGCGCTTGCGTGTCATGTACACATGTGCTTGTGCGCGCACGTGTGGGAGTGCGCGTGTACGCGCACCTGTGAGCGCTCGGCGCAGGCCCGCGACACGCCCGAGCCCCTCCCGCCGCGCCCCGCTCTCGCCCACCTCCTGGTGCTCCACCTCCCCGCCGCCCGGGTGCGTGGCCTCTCGGGAAGACCCTACCCTGCGCCACTCGCCCTCGCGGGGGTCGGGGCCGCCTCCATCCCGGGTCCGCCGCGTCGTGCCCGCCCCGCGCGCGCCGCCCTCAGGTGGCAGGAAACGGGGCCCTGCGCGTCGCCTTGGGCCCGGATCGCCTTCTCAGGCTCTGCAGCTCCGACCCTGCGCTGTTCCCGACCGGTGTCGGCCGCTCAAACCTTCCTCCGGGCCCGATACCGCCCTGAGGCTCAGCAGCGCCTCCCAACGCGAACTCGTCGTCGGTCTCCACGCACCCGCTGCCTCCCTCACTGCTCATTCTGTCCTCGCCGCTGCCTGCCCTCCTGCTTCTGCGCTGGTGCCGCGGGACTGCCTCACCCACGGTTCCGCCTGCTCTTCCCTGGGCTCCTCTCCGCGGAGCCGACGGGGCCTCGCGGCCACATCAGGTCTGACCCTGGTGCGCCCCTGCTGGGCATGGGCCATGCTGGCCGCAGCCTCCAGATGCAGGCCTGGCACCGGCAGCCACCTGTCCTCCCCAGCCCAGGCCCGGCACCGCCCATCGCCTGATCGCCTGTGTACCCCACCACCCCGCCCCAGGTGTCAGGATAAGGAGCCTGACCCTGTCCTGAGGACGGGAGTAGTGGCAGTTGTTTGATAAGAGCCTCAGGGGTGCGGGAGCACCTCCGCGGAAGGCCCCGTGGTATGTCAGTGGTGGAGCGTGTCCAGTAGCTGGGGATTTGGCCTTGGCAAGAGGCAGCTATGAGAGGAAGCACGGAACACAAGCAAGGCCAGACTCTAGGGAACTCTGGGGAGGATGTCCCTTCTGTCACTGAAGGCCAGCACCGAGGCTCTGCCCGGGACCGTCTCCAATCATTCCTGTGTCTGGGTGTCACTTTTTCCAGGTGCAGGCTCCTGGTGGGAAACCAAGAGGCCGCTCTTCTGCTCTCAGTGTCAGGGAAAGGCAGGGACGCCCCCATTTTGCTTTCTGTAGTTTGAGGTGGACTCCTAGCCTTCCTCCAGGACAGCCCCGCCTCACTGGCTAGGCGTCTGGGGGCCTCAGCCGCTCTGCGGGGTGTGGGGCAGACAGGACCAGGGAGCTCCATCTTGTCGAGGGAAACTCAAACTGCAGGCCACAGAGCCAGGAGCTGCATCCTGGCCACACTGACCCTCAGGCCTTCCCATCAGGAGCCTGTACCTGGAGAAGGTGACACCAAGACACAGGGAGCCCCATGACCCCTGCCATGGTGCCTCTTTTTGCTACAAAGTGGGTTTCCAGCTCAGAAGCAGGGCTGCCGGGGGTGCTAGGACCGCACAGGTGGGGTTGGCAGGGGGGATTCTACACATGTGCCTGGGAGTCTATTTCAGGCAGAACAGACTGTGTCCCTTGAGAGCAGCAGGTGTGAAGTGAAACTGCCCTGCCTCCAGACGGCGGGCTCAGGGCGAGGCACTTAGCGTGGAGGGCGTGCTAGGCTCCAGCCCACAGCGGTGGCCACCCAGCTGACATGCCTTCGGAGGAGTCCATGCCGCTGACTCAGCGCTTTCTGTGCCGCAGGGACACCTGGTCGCCATCACATGGACACGCTATTTTTGCACTCGAGGCTATTCCAGGAAGTCCATCCAGACAGAGCACgccttccccagcctcctcttATTGGCCTGCAGCCCTGCTCTCCCCACGTCTGGTGATCTGTAAAGAGGGCTTGTTCTGCGTGGGTGGGACCTGCTCTAGATCCATCTTGGAAAATGAGCTCATGCCGTTGGTGTAACCACCATTCCTGCCCCCATGCCACTCTGCCCCGGGGCCTGCTGGCTGACGTCCATGGTGCAGTCGTGATGTCCACGAGCCTGTCTGTGCCCTCGCTGCGGCCGACTCTCTCTAGGAGCGTCCCCACAGGATGCAGAACCTCCCTTTGAGCTCGGTGTTCCCTGCTCCTCACAGAGCCACCCCCAAGCCTTTCCCAGCTGTCCGCATCACCACTGTCCCGGGCTCGTTCACTTCAGGCCCTGGAGAGCCAGCCCAGCCCTCACTGGTGTCCGGAGTCAGTGATACACAGCGCTCAAGTGACTCTTCCCACCCACAGGAAGTGGGTGATGAGGTGCCCCCCGGGGGCTTCCCTTGCTGCTGCCCGCCAGGATCTCCCTGCTTGGGACTACAGCATGCGGGGGAGGTCAGGCTGGAGTTGGTGTGGGAGCCTTTCCCAGCCTTTCCTCTGCATTGGTGCCCTCCCCAGGAGGCATCTGAGCTGCAAAAGGGGCGAATGCGATGTAGACACTTGGGCCCCGGGACTCGCCTGTGTCATCTGGGCTGGGCCCCACAAACACCACAAACACCTTTTCCACCACGCAATAGATGGCTGCTGGGCTGCCCAGGGGTGTGATGTGGAGCTGGGAAACCCAGCCTGGGAAGGCAGCATTCCAGGAGCTGCTTTCCAAAAGAAGAATAGCCTCCACCAGGAAGGTGTGGCTGAGCCCCAGAGCCCCAGAAACCTGCGGGAAGCTCCAAAGGGGGGCCTGCCAGAGGATACACAACCACCCTACCTCCTGCACACGGGATCCTCCAACCAGACAGTGTGGCCCAAGCAGCCTGGCTACTTTCACCTTAGCCAGCAGCCCTGGGCCACACTGGGGATGGTCCCAAACATGGCCTGTGCTGCTGTCACGGTGCTAAGGGGCCTGGCAAGCACGGGGTCTTTCTTGCTGGACGGAGGCACAGGTGCCAGAATCTATCTTTTGCCCTACAGTGTCCCGGCACAGCCTAGATCTATGGACCCCTTCACCGGGTGCTTTATCCCCCACCCCCCAGAACTCCTGGGACCATTGAGATGCCCAGGAGATGGGGGGGCCCTGTGCCTGTGTCCCGTTGCTGCTATAGCAGCCACCACATCTACCAGCTCTGCAGGGTAGCCACCGGGCACGGCCTTGCCAGGCTGACGTCGAGGAAAGCCAGCCGTGCTGTGGGTTTCCTTCCCTCTGGCTCtccacttctgcctccctcttccactgtttttggtttgggtttttgttttgttccgttttgtttttttttgagacagggtcagctgtcttgcccaggctggagttcaggggcTATTCCCAGGTGTAaccctagctcactgcaacctccaactgctgggcttaagtgatcctcctgcctcagcctgagtagctgggactacaggtgtgtgctccCACGTCTGGCAAGCCTCTTTCAGTATAACTGTATGggtttttctccatctttttttcgTCTTTACAATTTTTGTTCTCAAGGACTTGGGCTGTTTGACTTGAGTCTTccagtctggattttgctgataAGATGGAACACCTCGAGAGTGCATCTTTGTTAACATTTAGACATGCGTCCCCTCCTCGCTTGCTCAGTGGAATTACGATTGCACTTGGAAATGTATCGTGTTGGGTGTGTTCCTTAAGCTGAACTTCCGTAGATCTGGCAGGACATTTAACACCAGAACACGAAGCCTGCTTCAGAAGTGACTGAAACGGCATCTGCCTCACagtgcatatttaaaaaatgattttgttgtGTGAATAATTATGCTGCCATCTACAGATAAGTGAGATCAGAAACATTAGTTTCATATATTGTAGTTTTTAGTTTCTGAATACTTAttggattctttttcttttttttttgagatggagtttcgctctgttgccaggctggagtgcactggggcttggctcactgctacctccgcctcccaggttcaggcaattctcctgcctcagcctcctgagtagctgggactacaggcacccaccaccacacccagctagtttttgtgtttttagtagagacagggtttcaccatgttggccaggatggtctcgatctcttgaccttgtgatccgcccgtctcagcctcccaaagtgctgggattacaggcgtgagccaccaggcctggctcctTTTCCACTTTCATGGACCCTCGTGATTGCATTGGATCTCCCCGGGTAATCTGGGATGTTCTTCCTGGcctaaggtcagctgattagcaaccttagtTCATCTGCAGTCTCCATTCTCTTTTTGCTGAATCACGTCAAGTATTCACAAGTTCCAGGGGGCAGGaggtggacatctttgggggacaTTATTCCGCCCACCAGAAAACCCAGGAGCAGCCACAGCCCCAAGACGAGGCAGGGAAGGAGTGCTGCTGTCTGCCGGTGAAGATGAACTGCTTCTGACCCTCCCGAGCGAGGATattgagaagaaagaatttgCCAAGATGCTAGTCACACACCAAGTACAGAGGCTATGTTGGTCGGCTGCAGCAAAAAGACCACTCGCGGCGTGGCAGCTCTCACTGGCCCTGCTGCCTCTTCAAGTTGACTGCAGTCCATCACCCACGGtcattattaatttgtttttgcaaAGGCCAGGCAGGTGAATCTAATGGAGATGGAAACCACCACACCTGCTTCCCTGGTCTCTGATGTTGGTGTTAACCTCTGCAATTCCTCAAGCAAAGCACTCCTTCTATCAGGCTCACTGTCTTGCTGGAGGGAGGAAGTTCCACAGGCTCTCACTTGGTTCTTTCTGCCGTAACAACCCTTACTCCTCCGGCCAAGGAGCCAATGTGAGCATTCAGCTGGCAGCTAAGAATGTGTATCCCAATAAACAGGGCAGACCTAcagacccactggacccactagAGATGGACTTGGGCCACAGTGCCTTCCATGACTTCAGTAAACAGAGGGGTGTGGTGATCTTGTCAAAGTCCTGGCGTCAATGTCAGTGTCCGGCTACACACCATGTTCCCGTCCTCGAAAAGCCTCTCTGTACCCCTCTATGTTGGTGACACAACCCTGGCAAATGGCCACAGACTCCTTTGGGGACAGAGTAGGAGCGTAACTGGTGGGAGTGGTTGGCATGCTTTGTATTGGGAGAGCCGCACGCCCTAGGGCTTCCAGCCTCCTCTTCAGTTTGGCAGCTGTGAGTCTGAATTTCACTCAAATCTGGAAACTGGGTGAGAGACTGTGGCAGCTGCTGTCCGGCTGGCAGAGCCTGACGTGTCTCTGATCATACTCACTGGGTCAGCAACACCCTACTGACCTTGTCCAGAATCCCACATCCCAGTTGATATCAGGGCAATCAGTTTCCTGGCTGTTTTCCCCAATATCAACCCGGGCTTACAGAAGACAGTCACCACAGAGCTCCTGCCAGGAGTTCACTCATTCgtgcatttcttccttttttttttctttttgagatggagtctcgctctgtcgcccaggctggagtgcagtggagcgatctcggctcattgcaacctccgcctcctgggttcaagcgattctcttgcctcagcctcccaggtagctgggatagcaggtgtgtgccaccatgcccagctaatttttgtatttttagtagagatggggtttcatcatgttgcccaggctggtctcaaattcctgacctcaggtgatctgccctcagcctcccaaagtgctgggattacaggcttcagccaccacacccagcctcattcatacatttcttattgttgttgtttgagacagggtctttctctgtcacccaggatggagtgcagtgttgtgatcatgcCTCAGTGCAgcgatcatggctcagtgcagcctcaaactcttgggctcaagcagtgctccaacctcagcctcctgagtagctaggactataggcacacagcaccatgccccggctatttttttattttgtagagatggggtctcactatgttgcccaggctagtattgaactcctggcctcaagcaatcctcccacctcggcctcccaaagtgctgggattaaaggcgtgagccaccgtaccttgcccttggtggaatctttagggttttctattcatacatataaaatcatatcattggcaaacagagataattttacttcctcctttccaatttggatgccttagatttcttttccttgcctaacTGCTCTGTCTAGAACTCCCAGCACTATGCTGAATAGAGTGGCAAGAGCAGGCATTTGCCTTGTTCCTAACCTTAGAGAAAAATCCTTCAGCCTTTTACCATTGAGGATGATGTTTGCTGTTAGTTTTTCATAAATGATCTATATCAGGCtgaataaatttctatttctagtttgttgagtgttccttgtttattttggttttggtttctctcactctcttcttTTTGAGCAGGGGACAGGGGcacagtctgtcacccaggctggagtgcagtggtgtaatcccagctcactgcagcctcgacctctggagctcaagccatcctcccatctcagcctcccaagtagctgggactacaggtgtgtgccatcatgtctggctaaatttttaattttttgtagagatgggttctcactatgttgtccagactgctcttgaactcctaggctcaggtgatcctcccaccttggtttcccaaagtgttgagatgacaggtgtgagccaccatgcccaggctttgTTTGGAGATGTttgattactgatttaatctccttGCTAGTtatatgtctattcagatttcctatttcttcatgatttagtcttgataagttttgtgtttttaggaatTTGTCCACTTCATCTAGGTCActcaatttgttggcatataattgttcagaGTACTCTcttatgatattttttatttatttattttattttatttatctatttatgagatggagtcttgctctgttgcccaggctggagtgcagtggcactatctcagctcactgcaagctccgcctcctgggttcacgccattctcctgcctcagcctcccaagtagctgggattacaggtgcccaccaccacgcccggctaattttttgtatttttagtagagactgggtttcaccctgttagccaggatggtctcgatctcctgacctcgtgatccacccgccttggcctcccaaagtgttgggattacaggagtgagccaccgcgcccggcctatattttttatttctatagaatcAGTAGTAATGTTCCCACTTTTATTTCTGGTCTTGTAAATTTtaaccttctctcttttttcgtTAGTCcatctagctaaaagtttgtcaattttgttgatccttccaaagaaccaacttttagttTCATTTGTGTTCTCCatgtttttatattctctattttgtctatctctaatctttattatttccttccttctgctagctttggctTTAGTTTGGTCTTCTTTGTGTATTTCCTTAAGTTATAAAGTTAGGtaggttattgatttgaaatCTTATGTATTAGTTTCAGCGTTTATGGCTGTAAGTTTCccccttagcactgcttttgctgcatctcctaaggttggtatgttgtgtctttgcttccatttgttcctaagtatttcctaattttctttgtgatttcttttttgatccaTTGACTGTTgaagggtgtttttttttaaaaaagagtatattgtttaattccaccattttgtgaattttccacttttacttctgttattgatttctaacctcatcccactgtggtcagagaagaaaCTTTGCGCAgcgtgattttaaaaaatctattgagAGTtaatttgtggcctaacatatggtctacccTTGAAAATATCCCAtgtacacttgagaagaatgtatatgctaTTATTGGCTAGAGTGTTCTGTATGTCTGTTAGATCTAGTTGGTTGATTGTGTTaagtcctttcctttcctttcctttcctttcctttcctttcctttcctttcctttcctttcctttccctttcctttccctttcctttcttttcctttcttttcttttcttagggtttcactcctgtcacccaggctggagtgcaacagcacaatctcggctcactgcaacctctgcctcccgggctcaagcgattctcctgtctcagcctcccaagtagctgggactacaggcatacaccactgcgcctggctaatttttgtattttttatacagacagggctttaccgtgttgcccagagtggtcttgaactcctaagctcaagtgatctacccgacttggcttcccaaagtgctggcattacaggtgtgagccaccatgcccagcaagtcctttatttctttacttatctTCTTATCTTCTGCCTGGTGGTTCTATCCATATGGGGGCGGGTATt contains:
- the IQANK1 gene encoding IQ motif and ankyrin repeat domain-containing protein 1 isoform 2 (isoform 2 is encoded by transcript variant 2), yielding MDSKKGRPKAAAGKWQTLHPGPKTRAAAGKPGENRPPQRKAGWQAREPASAESPQAPTDGVSLCCQAGVHWGLAHCYLRLPGSGNSPASAS
- the IQANK1 gene encoding IQ motif and ankyrin repeat domain-containing protein 1 isoform X3 translates to MDSKKGRPKAAAGKWQTLHPGPKTRAAAGKPGENRPPQRKAGWQAREPASAESPQAPTGTPGRHHMDTLFLHSRLFQEVHPDRARLPQPPLIGLQPCSPHVW